A part of Antechinus flavipes isolate AdamAnt ecotype Samford, QLD, Australia chromosome 6, AdamAnt_v2, whole genome shotgun sequence genomic DNA contains:
- the RASGRP2 gene encoding RAS guanyl-releasing protein 2, producing MSGTLDLEKGCTVEELLQGCIEAFDDSGKVRDPQLVRMFLMMHPWYIPSSQLAAKLLHIYQQSRKDNSNSLQVKTCHLVRYWISAFPAEFDLNPELAEQIKELKSLLDREGNRRHSSLIDIESVPTYKWKRQVTQRNPVSQKKRKMSLLFDHLEPLELAEHLTYLEYRSFRKILFQDYHSFVTHGCTVDNPVLERFISLFNSVSQWVQLMVLSKPTAPQRAQVITHFVHVAEKLLQLQNFNTLMAVVGGLSHSSISRLKETHSHVSPDTVKLWEGLTELVTATGNYSNYRRRLAACVGFRFPILGVHLKDLVALQLALPDWLDAAHTRLNGAKMRQLFAILEELAMVTSLRPPIQANPDLLSLLTVSLDQYQTEDELYQLSLQREPRSKSSPTSPASSTPAPRPPVLEEWTAAAKPKLDQALVVEHIEKMVESVFRNFDVDGDGHISQEEFQIIRGNFPYLIAFGDLDQNQDGCISREEMVSYFLRSSSVLGGRMGFVHNFQESSSLRPVACRHCKALILGIYKQGLKCRACGVSCHKQCKDRLAVECRRRAQSVSMEGPPAPSPPHTHLRAFSFSLPRPGRRGSRPPAPEIQEEAVQAVEDGVFDIHL from the exons ATGTCGGGGACGCTGGACCTCGAGAAGGGCTGCACGGTGGAGGAGCTGCTGCAGGGCTGCATCGAGGCCTTCG ACGACTCCGGGAAGGTGCGCGACCCGCAGCTGGTGCGGATGTTCCTGATGATGCACCCGTGGTACATCCCGTCCTCCCAGCTGGCTGCCAAGCTGCTGCACAT ctacCAGCAATCCCGGAAGGACAACTCCAACTCGCTGCAGGTGAAGACCTGCCACCTGGTCCG GTACTGGATCTCGGCCTTCCCCGCCGAGTTTGACTTGAACCCGGAGCTGGCGGAACAGATCAAGGAGCTGAAGTCCCTGCTGGACCGCGAGGGGAACCGCCGGCACAGCAGCCTCATTGACATCGAGAGCGT TCCCACCTACAAGTGGAAGCGCCAGGTCACCCAGCGGAACCCCGTGAGCCAGAAGAAGCGCAAGATGTCCCTGCTGTTCGACCACCTGGAGCCGCTGGAGCTGGCCGAGCATCTCACCTACCTGGAGTATCGCTCCTTCCGCAAGATCCTG TTCCAGGACTACCACAGCTTCGTGACCCACGGGTGTACAGTGGACAACCCCGTCCTGGAGCGCTTCATCTCCCTCTTCAACAGCGTCTCCCAGTGGGTGCAGCTCATGGTGCTGAGCAAGCCCACGGCCCCGCAGCGGGCCCAGGTCATCACCCACTTTGTCCACGTGGCCGAG AAGCTGCTCCAGCTGCAGAACTTCAACACTCTCATGGCCGTGGTCGGGGGCCTGAGCCACAGCTCCATCTCCCGGCTCAAGGAGACGCACAGCCACGTCAGCCCAGACACCGTCAAG ctctgGGAAGGCCTGACGGAGCTGGTGACGGCCACGGGCAACTACAGCAACTACCGCCGGCGGCTGGCGGCCTGCGTGGGCTTCCGCTTCCCCATCCTGGGCGTGCACCTCAAGGACCTGGTGGCCCTGCAGCTGGCCCTTCCCGACTGGCTGGATGCGGCTCACACGCGCCTCAACGGGGCCAAGATGCGGCAGCTCTTCGCCATCCTGGAGGAGCTGGCCATGGTGACCAGCCTGCGGCCGCCCATCCAAGCCAACCCGGACCTGCTGAGCCTGCTCACG GTGTCTCTGGACCAGTACCAGACTGAAGACGAGCTGTACCAGCTCTCCCTGCAGAGGGAGCCACGCTCCAAGTCCTCG CCAACGAGCCCGGCGAGCAGTACCCCGGCCCCCCGGCCCCCCGTCCTGGAGGAGTGGACCGCGGCCGCCAAACCCAAACTGGACCAAGCCCTGGTGGTGGAGCACATCGAGAAGATGGTGGAG TCCGTGTTCCGGAACTTTGATGTGGATGGGGACGGTCACATCTCCCAGGAGGAGTTCCAGATCATCCGGGGGAACTTCCCTTACCTCATCGCCTTTGGGGACCTGGACCAAAACCA GGACGGCTGCATCAGCCGGGAGGAGATGGTCTCCTACTTCCTGCGCTCCAGTTCGGTGCTGGGGGGCCGGATGGGCTTCGTGCACAATTTCCAGGAGAGCAGCTCCCTGAGGCCCGTAGCCTGCAGGCACTGCAAGGCCCTG ATCCTGGGCATCTACAAACAGGGACTGAAATGCCGAG CCTGCGGAGTGAGCTGCCACAAACAGTGCAAGGATCGGCTCGCGGTGGAGTGCCGGCGCCGGGCCCAGAGCGTGAGCATGGAGGGGCCGCCCGCACCCTCCCCCCCTCACACTCACCTCCGAGCTTTTAGCTTTTCCTTGCCTCGCCCCGGAAGGCGAGGGTCCCGGCCACCAG
- the PYGM gene encoding glycogen phosphorylase, muscle form, producing the protein MSRPLSDHDKRKQISVRGLAGVENVSELKKNFNRHLHFTLVKDRNVATPRDYYFALAHTVRDHLVGRWIRTQQHYYEKDPKRIYYLSLEFYMGRTLQNTMVNLALENACDEATYQLGLDMEELEEIEEDAGLGNGGLGRLAACFLDSMATLGLAAYGYGIRYEFGIFNQKISGGWQMEEADDWLRYGNPWEKARPEFTLPVHFYGRVEHTPQGAKWVDTQVVLAMPYDTPVPGYRNNTVNTMRLWSAKAPNDFNLKDFNVGGYIQAVLDRNLAENISRVLYPNDNFFEGKELRLKQEYFVVAATLQDIIRRFKSSKFGSRDPVRTSFDAFPDKVAIQLNDTHPSLAIPELMRILVDLEKLDWDKAWDVTVRTCAYTNHTVLPEALERWPVHLMETLLPRHLQIIYEINQRFLNRVAAAYPGDMDRLRRMSLVEEGGVKRINMAHLCIAGSHAVNGVARIHSEILKKTIFKDFYELEPHKFQNKTNGITPRRWLVLCNPGLAEVIAERIGEDYISDLDQLRKLLSYVDDEAFIRDVAKVKQENKLKFAAYLEREYHVHINPNSLFDVQVKRIHEYKRQLLNCLHVITLYNRIKKEPNKFFVPRTVMIGGKAAPGYHMAKMIIKLITSIGDVVNNDPVVGDRLKVIFLENYRVSLAEKVIPASDLSEQISTAGTEASGTGNMKFMLNGALTIGTMDGANVEMAEEAGEENFFIFGMRVEDVDRLDQRGYNAQEFYDRIPELRQIIEQLSSGFFSPKQPDLFKDIVNMLMHHDRFKVFADYEAYIQCQEKVSNLYKNPREWTRMVIRNIATSGKFSSDRTIAQYAREIWGVEPTRERLAAPDEVV; encoded by the exons ATGTCCCGGCCCCTGTCCGACCACGACAAGCGCAAACAGATCAGCGTGCGCGGCCTGGCCGGCGTGGAGAACGTGTCCGAGCTGAAGAAGAACTTCAACCGGCACCTGCACTTCACCCTGGTCAAGGACCGCAATGTGGCCACCCCCCGAGACTACTACTTCGCGCTGGCGCACACCGTGCGGGACCACCTGGTGGGCCGCTGGATCCGCACCCAGCAGCATTACTACGAGAAGGACCCCAAG CGGATCTACTACCTGTCCCTGGAGTTCTACATGGGCCGAACCCTGCAGAACACCATGGTGAACCTGGCCCTGGAGAACGCCTGCGACGAGGCCACGTACCAG CTGGGCCTGGACATGGAGGAGCTGGAGGAGATAGAAGAGGACGCGGGCCTGGGCAACGGGGGCCTGGGCCGCCTGGCCG CCTGCTTCCTGGACTCCATGGCCACGCTGGGCCTGGCTGCCTACGGCTACGGGATCCGCTACGAGTTTGGGATTTTCAACCAGAAGATCAGCGGGGGCTGGCAG ATGGAGGAGGCGGACGACTGGCTCCGCTACGGCAACCCGTGGGAGAAGGCGCGGCCCGAGTTCACGCTGCCCGTCCACTTCTACGGCCGCGTGGAGCACACCCCCCAGGGCGCCAAGTGGGTGGACACCCAG GTGGTGCTGGCCATGCCCTATGACACCCCCGTGCCCGGCTACCGCAACAACACCGTGAACACCATGCGCTTGTGGTCCGCCAAGGCCCCCAACGACTTCAACCTCAAAGACT TCAACGTGGGCGGCTACATCCAGGCCGTGCTGGACCGGAACCTGGCCGAGAACATCTCCCGCGTCCTCTACCCCAACGACAAC TTCTTCGAAGGGAAGGAGCTCCGGCTGAAGCAGGAGTACTTCGTGGTGGCCGCCACGCTCCAGGACATCATCCGCCGCTTCAAGTCCTCCAAGTTTGGCTCCCGGGACCCCGTGCGCACCAGCTTTGACGCCTTCCCGGACAAG GTGGCCATCCAGCTGAATGACACTCACCCGTCCCTGGCCATCCCCGAACTCATGCGGATCCTGGTGGACCTGGAGAAGCTGGACTGGGACAAG GCCTGGGATGTGACCGTCCGGACCTGCGCCTACACCAACCACACCGTGCTGCCCGAGGCCCTGGAGCGCTGGCCCGTGCACCTGATGGAGACCCTGCTGCCCCGGCACCTGCAGATCATCTACGAGATCAACCAGCGTTTCCTCAAC CGAGTGGCGGCGGCGTACCCCGGGGACATGGACCGGCTGCGGCGCATGTCGCTCGTGGAGGAGGGGGGCGTGAAGAGGATCAACATGGCCCACCTGTGCATCGCCGGCTCCCACGCGGTCAACGGCGTCGCCCGCATCCACTCCGAGATCCTCAAGAAGACCAT CTTTAAGGACTTCTATGAATTGGAGCCCCACAAGTTCCAGAACAAAACCAACGGGATCACGCCGAGGCGCTGGCTGGTGCTGTGCAATCCGGGCCTGGCGGAGGTCATTGCGGAG AGGATCGGAGAAGACTACATCTCGGACCTGGACCAGCTCCGGAAGCTGCTGTCCTACGTGGACGACGAGGCCTTCATCCGAGACGTGGCCAAGGTCAAGCAG GAAAACAAGCTGAAGTTTGCGGCCTATCTGGAACGAGAGTACCACGTGCACATCAACCCCAACTCCCTGTTTGACGTCCAGGTGAAACGGATCCACGAGTACAAGCGGCAGCTCCTCAACTGCCTCCACGTCATCACCTTGTACAACC GCATCAAGAAGGAGCCCAACAAGTTCTTCGTCCCCCGGACGGTGATGATCGGGGGGAAG GCAGCCCCTGGTTATCACATGGCCAAAATGATCATCAAACTCATCACGTCCATCGGCGACGTGGTCAACAACGACCCCGTGGTCGGGGACCGGCTCAAAGTTATCTTCCTGGAGAATTACCGCGTGTCGCTGGCCGAGAAAG TGATCCCGGCGTCAGACCTCTCCGAGCAGATCTCCACGGCGGGCACGGAGGCCTCGGGCACCGGCAACATGAAGTTCATGCTTAACGGGGCGCTGACCATCGGCACCATGGACGGGGCCAACGTGGAGATGGCCGAGGAGGCCGGCGAGGAGAACTTCTTCATCTTCGGGATGAGGGTGGAGGACGTGGACCGGCTCGACCAGAGGGG GTACAACGCCCAGGAGTTCTACGACCGCATCCCCGAGCTCCGGCAGATCATCGAGCAGCTCAGCAGCGGCTTCTTCTCCCCCAAACAGCCCGACCTGTTCAAGGACATCGTCAACATGCTCATGCACCACGACCG ttTTAAGGTCTTTGCGGACTACGAAGCTTACATCCAGTGCCAGGAGAAAGTCAGCAATCTGTACAAG AACCCTCGGGAATGGACTCGGATGGTGATCAGGAACATCGCCACGTCGGGGAAGTTCTCCAGTGACCGAACCATTGCCCAGTACGCCCGGGAAATCTGGGGCGTGGAGCCCACCCGGGAGCGCCTGGCTGCCCCGGACGAAGTGGTCTGA